DNA sequence from the Colletotrichum destructivum chromosome 9, complete sequence genome:
CAGTAAGGAAGACAAAACCAACTCACCCCTCTTAAAAACCTGCACCACACCACCATCCCACATGACGCCACCGACTCCCCCCGGCCCGCGcgtcctcatcgccggcggcagcatcacCGGCCTGTCCCTCGCCCTCATgctcgagcaggccggcatcgactTCCTCgtgctcgagggcggcccGACCATCGCGCCCcaggtcggcgccggcctggccttcttccccggcggcgcccgcaTCCTCGACCAGCTGGGCCTGTTCGAGCGCCTGCTATCCATCTCGTCAGTCTTCGACCCCATGTACGACTGGCGGCCCGACGGCACCCAAAACGTCTGCGTCCGTGGcgtctcgcccttcttcgacCAGACGCTCGGCTACCCTGTGCTGTTCCTCGACAGGCAGCAGGCGGTCCAGATGTTTTACGAGGCCATCAGGCAAAAGGGGAAGATTGTTACCGGTATgtatcctcctcctcgccgccatcgcaCGATATCTGAGTGGTAGTTATACGTTTGCCGTGCTTACTgctgtgtctgtgtgtgtatatATCTAACACCACCCCTTTTGTTGTCCAGACGCCCGCGTCGCCCACGTCCACGAGTCCACGACCTCCGTgaccgtcaccaccaccctgGGCCAGTCATTCACCggcaccctcctcgtcggctgcGACGGCGTCAAGTCCGCCGTCCGGTCCGAGATGTGGCGCCTCGGAAACGCCTCCGACCCGTCCTACTTCGgctccggcgggccctccGAGGTCCGCTGCAAGTGGCGCACCCTgttcggcatcgccgccgtcgacgatgtgCCCCGCAGCGCCAACATCACCATGAACCAGGACTTCGCCTGCGCCCTCATGTCGCGGGGGCACTACGCCTACCTCGTGCTGCACGAGGCCCTGCCCAGGacgctcgtcggcgacgagatccggccgtacggcgccgacgccgtcgacgaggtggcgCGGCGGCACTGGGACGACCCCATCCGGGAGGGCGTCACCTTCGCTGACGTCTACGGCAAGCTGACGCGCAAGGTGCTGGTGCCCATCCAGGAGTACGTCCTGCAGAAGTGGCACTTTGGCCGCGTCCTGCTGCTCGGTGACGCCGTCCACAAGACGCACCCGTCCACCGGCCAGGGCGCCATGCTCTGTCTCGAAGACAACGTCGTCTTTACGAACCTGCTCGTCCGCCGGCTCAaggcgtcgtcttcgtcgctgTCTCATCAGCAGCCACAGCCGCAACCCCTCACCCGCGCCGACTGCgacgccctcttcgccgagacgcagcgccgccgctccAAACGGGCCAAGACCGTCTCGCAGGAAtccttcctcgtcgtcggcctgtACGCCTGGCGCAACCCGGTGTTCCGGCTCATGTCGCGCTACATCCTGCCGCTCATCATGCCGGATTTCATTCTTGGCGTCTTCatggagacgacgaggccggcgccgagcctGGACCACGAGTATGCGCGTGCCGCGATGGTGGGGAAGAAACGGGATGCGCTGGTGGGCTTTGATGACGAGGACCCGGAGCCCAAGGTGCcgctggcggcgatggcgctgCGGAGCATCACCTGCTTGGTGCTCGTCATGACCCTTGTCCACGCCGTCTCGGTACTTCCGTCGGTGCTTCCGTCGAACGGCACCTTGGGAGGGGTTCGCGGTCCGCAGTCGGCTGTGGATACGACGGCTTTGGGAATCATGGCAGTTGTCCTAGTCGAGGGCTGGCGGCGCTGCAACATCGTCTCGCCTGTCCGGTTCCCCTGGATCTGGGCTCTCTTGATGGACTTCTACggcgtccgcgtcgtcggcccGCTCTACCTGTTGGTGGATATCCTGCACGGCGTGTCCCAGGGCCGCATGCGCTATGCGGTTACCGGGCACGGGGtcttcatctcggcctcCAAGGCCATGGTCCCCATGTTGTTGGTCTTCGGCTTGGCTCCGGTAATGGTCGCATGGCTGGGATCCAGTGTCGGGGGAATGCTTCCATggtccatcttctccagcCTGTTTGCCCTCCCGGCCACACTGACAGCCGTCGGTCTGTCACTTTATGGATTCTTCAGCACCGACTcggacgccgtcctcggtACCAGATACCGCAAGCACCTGCGTCCCGGGCTTGCATGCGCGTCGGCGGTCTTGGCGCTGCTTCACCTGGGTGCTCGCTTCGGCGGTCTTGCCGACGCC
Encoded proteins:
- a CDS encoding Putative FAD-binding domain, FAD/NAD(P)-binding domain superfamily, translated to MTPPTPPGPRVLIAGGSITGLSLALMLEQAGIDFLVLEGGPTIAPQVGAGLAFFPGGARILDQLGLFERLLSISSVFDPMYDWRPDGTQNVCVRGVSPFFDQTLGYPVLFLDRQQAVQMFYEAIRQKGKIVTDARVAHVHESTTSVTVTTTLGQSFTGTLLVGCDGVKSAVRSEMWRLGNASDPSYFGSGGPSEVRCKWRTLFGIAAVDDVPRSANITMNQDFACALMSRGHYAYLVLHEALPRTLVGDEIRPYGADAVDEVARRHWDDPIREGVTFADVYGKLTRKVLVPIQEYVLQKWHFGRVLLLGDAVHKTHPSTGQGAMLCLEDNVVFTNLLVRRLKASSSSLSHQQPQPQPLTRADCDALFAETQRRRSKRAKTVSQESFLVVGLYAWRNPVFRLMSRYILPLIMPDFILGVFMETTRPAPSLDHEYARAAMVGKKRDALVGFDDEDPEPKVPLAAMALRSITCLVLVMTLVHAVSVLPSVLPSNGTLGGVRGPQSAVDTTALGIMAVVLVEGWRRCNIVSPVRFPWIWALLMDFYGVRVVGPLYLLVDILHGVSQGRMRYAVTGHGVFISASKAMVPMLLVFGLAPVMVAWLGSSVGGMLPWSIFSSLFALPATLTAVGLSLYGFFSTDSDAVLGTRYRKHLRPGLACASAVLALLHLGARFGGLADAGLVARPVGYLHLPVLMWQLDVVADVSLWCDVKSWSLPGVLVLLGHGLIGPGASSVALWLWRDVVLNGRPAGVRVRVVKA